One genomic region from Hemiscyllium ocellatum isolate sHemOce1 chromosome 13, sHemOce1.pat.X.cur, whole genome shotgun sequence encodes:
- the dtymk gene encoding thymidylate kinase, protein MAARRGALIVLEGIDRSGKSTQCRKLQEALREHGRAAEVLQFPDRSTEIGGLISSYLEKKSNLEDHTVHLLFAANRWERVPLIKEKLQQGITLILDRYAFSGVAFTSAKPDFTLEWCKQPDVGIPKPDVILFLHLQPSTAAKRGGFGNERYENYTFQDSVLKQFEELMKDETLNWKKLDASQSVEDLHQEILSRVKKTIEKVGEEPIGELWK, encoded by the exons ATGGCTGCTCGGCGGGGCGCTCTCATCGTGCTGGAGGGGATAGACCGATCCGGGAAAAGCACCCAGTGCAGGAAGTTACAGGAGGCCTTGCGGGAGCACGGTCGAGCCGCTGAGGTCCTGCAGTTCCCGG ACCGAAGTACTGAAATCGGCGGCCTGATCAGCTCCTACCTGGAGAAGAAGAGTAATCTCGAGGATCACACCGTGCACCTGCTGTTTGCCGCCAACAGATGGGAACGAGT GCCACTGATTAAAGAAAAGTTACAACAAGGGATCACTCTCATCTTGGATAGATATGCATTTTCTGGAGTTGCGTTCACTAGTGCAAAGCCA GATTTCACATTGGAATGGTGCAAACAACCAGATGTAGGTATTCCAAAGCCTGATGTAATCCTGTTTCTTCATCTTCAACCTTCGACAGCTGCGAAGCGAGGGGGCTTTGGCAACGAGCGATATGAAAACTATACCTTCCAGGACTCAGTACTTAAGCAGTTTGAAGAGTTGATGAAAGATGAGACTTTAAACTGGAAG AAACTAGATGCTTCTCAAAGTGTTGAAGATTTACATCAGGAAATATTGTCTCGGGTGAAGAAAACCATTGAAAAAGTTGGCGAGGAACCTATCGGAGAACTCTGGAAATAG